A region from the Silene latifolia isolate original U9 population chromosome 7, ASM4854445v1, whole genome shotgun sequence genome encodes:
- the LOC141590207 gene encoding putative mitochondrial protein AtMg00860, whose product MAFLGHVISKDGMSVDPSKIKAMSNWEAPKNVAEIRSFLGSDGYYRRFVKDLSKIARPKTTSIRKETKFRWDESCETAFQTSKEHFTTASILALPEGNAVSRKSVHLLCTTMSLMKLRDEMTKMGTHMIRKGDAIGYLTIEPELYDDLKRKQELDPKIQE is encoded by the exons atggcttttctgggtcatgtgatttcAAAAGATGGCATGTCGGTGGACCCTAGTAAGATCAAAGCGATGTCAAACTGGGAAGCACCGAAAAATGTTgctgagatccgtagtttcttgggttcaGATGgatactacaggaggttcgtgaaggatttaTCTAAGATCGCTAGGCCTAAGACAACTTCGATAAGGAAAGAGACCaaatttcgttgggatgagagttgtgagaccgCATTCCAAACATCAAAGGAGCATTTTACTACAGCTTCCATCCTGGCTttacctgagggaa atgctgtgagtagaaagagtgtgcatTTGCTATGCACGACCATGTCACTGATGAAACTAAGGGATGAGATGACTAAGATGGGGACTCATATGATTCGCAAGGGAGATGCCATCGGTTATTTGACTATCGAGCCTGAACTTTATGATGACTTAAAAAGGAAACAGGaacttgatcccaagattcaagagTAA